The following nucleotide sequence is from Gemmatimonadaceae bacterium.
GGTGTGGATTGGCAGCGTCGTTTCCGCCACGGTGCTCGTTGGCATCCAGCTGGCCTTCTTCGGCACCCCCGTCTGGCAGTCGGTCATCGCCATCCTGCTGGCGGTGCCCCTCGGCCTGGTGGCGTTGCGCGTGCTCGGCGAAACGAACTGGGGACCCATCTCGACGATGGCAAACCTCACGCAGGCGGTCTTCGGGGCCATCGCTCCTGGCTCGCTCAACGCAAGCATGGTCTCGTCCGGCGTCACCGGTGCGGTCGCCGCCGAGTCCGAAGGCATCATGCAGGACTACAAGGTGGGATCGATGATCGGCTCGACACCGAAGATCCTCACCTACATGCAACTGCTGGCCGTGCCGGTCGGCGCCCTCGCACTCGCGTTCGCCTACCCGATGCTGCGCGACACGTACGGCATCATCGGCGACAGCGCCCAGCTCTCGAGCCCCGTTTCGGCCCGCTGGGTGGGCTTTGCCAAGATCGTCACGCAACAGTTGTCCGGCCCGGGGGCGCTGACGCCCGAGGCCATCATGCGCATCAGCTGGATGAAGAACTCGTTCGCGATCGGCGCCATCATCGGCGTGCTCCTTACCCTGCTCGAGCAGAAGAAGGCGTGGCGCAATTTCGTTCCGTCTCCCACGGGCATGGGCATCGGCGTGCTGATCCCGATCAGCGCGGTCAGCGTGATGTTCATCGGCGCGGCGGCGGACAAGGCCTGGGAGAAGACTGACACCGAGTCGCACACCCGCTATTCCATTGCCACGGCCTCTGGCTTCATCGCCGGCGAAGCCATTGTGGCCGTGATCATTCCCATACTGGTGACGCTGGGCTTGATGCGGCTCTAGACCGCCAGCCACATTGCAGGGGCGGCCGCACTCCGCGGTCGCCTGACCGCGAACCGGCCCCCCAGACTGGAGCGAGTGCCGTCGTGGAATTCCTGAATCTCGTCCTCATCCTCCTCACCGCCCTCTTGGTGCTGCGCAAGCCCGAGAGGGAGCGCGCGGCCTTCCGGATGCTCGTCGTCAGCACCCTGCTGATGATCTTCCTGTTCACGCTGGCCACCCGCACCGGGATGCTTCCCGGCTTGAACTACTGACCATGACTGACTCTCCGTCGATGGTCGCCGGCGCCCCGCCGTCAGCCGGAAAGAGCGAGACGGTCTTCACCATCACCGCGCTCGCGGTTCTGTTCCTTACCGTCGTTCCCGTCGGCACGGCGGTCTTCTATCTTGGCTTTGTGCGCGGCGATTCACCCTGCGTGATGTGCTGGGAGCAGCGCATCGGCATGATGCTGATCTCGCTTGTTGGCCTGTTTGTGCTGCGCTTTGGCCCCAGGCCCAAGTACGTCGGCATGGCCGTGCTGATCGCGGCGTGGGGCCTGTTCATGGGCATGCGACACACCGGCATGCACGGCGCGCGCGACATCGGGCAGGGCTTCAGCCTCGAGATCATGGGGGCGCACACGTATACGTGGGCGCTTTTCACGTACTGGATTTGCGTCCTCGCGATGGGAGCCCTGCTCCTCCTCGTCCGGCCAGCGCACCTCGCGATTGAAGTGCGGACCCTGACTACGCTCGAACGCATCACCGGCTGGGCCTTCGTGGCCGTCGTCGGCGGCAATATCGTGCAGGCCTTCGCAAGCACTGGACCGCCGCCCTTCATGGGACAGAGCGATCCTATTCGCTTCTCCTTCAACCCCAGGCACTGGCACTGGTCGACAGAGGAGTGGAAGCCGCCCCTCAAGTACGCCTTCCGCGGCCGTTGGGCGGTGAAGAAACCGGACGTTGCCACCTTCGACGCGGATCCCGCCAAGGGCCCGATTGCTGGCCTGCCTCAATTGACGGTCAAGAGTCGCAAGCCGCTCACCCTCGCCCTCAACGGGACGCCGAC
It contains:
- a CDS encoding dihydroneopterin aldolase, translating into MEFLNLVLILLTALLVLRKPERERAAFRMLVVSTLLMIFLFTLATRTGMLPGLNY
- a CDS encoding disulfide bond formation protein B; translated protein: MTDSPSMVAGAPPSAGKSETVFTITALAVLFLTVVPVGTAVFYLGFVRGDSPCVMCWEQRIGMMLISLVGLFVLRFGPRPKYVGMAVLIAAWGLFMGMRHTGMHGARDIGQGFSLEIMGAHTYTWALFTYWICVLAMGALLLLVRPAHLAIEVRTLTTLERITGWAFVAVVGGNIVQAFASTGPPPFMGQSDPIRFSFNPRHWHWSTEEWKPPLKYAFRGRWAVKKPDVATFDADPAKGPIAGLPQLTVKSRKPLTLALNGTPTDLAYDAVSNRFLVTTDAGIYLADGALAKIERYTVIDIGYSVDLGRFAGGAFLDKGELIAVGENKSFVVLKPNDKANADSNFRYFLESRDKFDEVNRSRFGTVRARMLYIMSAAYDPASNSVYTITVPTERVKRMVVSRFDRKDFTLSEEFVPTLAKDAGVALAKDRSLGEYAITGLTVVGGQLYAVSAAYSALLTLDLATHRVLAVHSIPGLVRPVGMAAKGDDLYILGDDRTVSIIGRPIPRLETAPAAGDSTRRP